The Raphanus sativus cultivar WK10039 chromosome 6, ASM80110v3, whole genome shotgun sequence sequence CAAGATTCCATTCTCTGAATCATTCCCTCAGTACATCAGCAACCCAAGTTCCCCTACATGCCCTCCTCTTGATTACTTCGCCACTCTTTTGTTGAATCTCGTAAACAACGTCATACCTCCACTTAGCAGCAGCAACTGTAGCTCAAGGTCTGGCTCAATGGCGGACATGTTAAACACCTCAGCGAGACCTCTTCATGGGAAAACTCCAGGAGCATCTCAGCCCGGACCAGCAAACGCCTCTGAGGGACAGAAAGCTTTCTATCAGATCCAAGACCCTGGAACTTACACTCAACTGGTTCTCGAAACGGCTGTGATCGAGATCCTCTCTCTTCCTGTCTCAGCTTCTCAGATTGTCTCCTCTCTTGTCCAGATAATCGTCAACATACAGTCCACGCTTATTCAATCCGGCAACGGCTTCCACGGCGCTGCAAACGGAGTGGGGCAAGGCTCGGTACTGCCTACGTCTCCCTCGGGAGGGAGCACTGACTCCATGAGCGCAAGCCGGTCTACTTGTATGAACACAGCGAGCTTTGTCTCTAGAAGCGGTTACACATGTCAACAGCTGTCGTGTCTGTTGATTCAAGCTTGCGGGCTTCTGCTTGCTCAGCTCCCTCCAGATTTTCACACGCAGCTTTACATGGAGGCTTCACGTGTGGTAAGGGAAACGTGGTGGCTTACTGACGGGAAGAGATCACAAGGTGAGCTAGACTCGGCTGTTGGATATGCTCTGATGGATCCTACATGGGCTGCTCAGGACAACACCTCAACCGCCATTGGTactcactatatatatatatatatagcttctGTATCCTACATGGGGGTGAATTGTTCTTTATACATGTTGTATCGGTTGTGTCTTCTTTACAGGGAATATAGTGGCCTTGCTTCACGCTTTCTTCAGCAATCTCCCACAAGAATGGCTTGATGGCACGCATCTCATCATCAAGAACCTCCGGCCTGTGACATCTGTTGCAATGCTTAGAGTCGTATTCCGTATTATGGGACCACTTCTTCCCAGGCTTGCTAACACCCATGCGCTCTTTAACAAGGTAACTCTCATGGCTCCTACACATACCGAACCGGTCTTACAAACCTTAGACTTTGTGTTTCTTTCTTGTCTATTTTTGACTTTGGTATTCTTCTCTGTTTCTCAACAGACGCTAGCCCTTCTCTTGAGCACAATGGTAGATGTTTTCGGAAAAAACTCGCAGACACAGGTCCCTGTTGAAGCATCCCAGATTGCAGATCTTATCGATTTCCTGTGAGCTTCTTAAATACCTAAAAAAATGGATTCATTGTCTATTTccgaataataattaaatgatttaGTTGTGTTAAGACTTTAATGGGAGCttgtttcttttggttttgcAGACACCATGTTGTTCACTACGAGGGACAAGGAGGAGCAGTTCAAAGTAGCAGCAAGCCGAGACCAGACATATTGGCTTTAATCGGAAGAGCAGCAGATTCTCTCCGACCTGATGTACAACACCTTCTCTCTCACCTCAGAACCGATCCCAATTCGTCTATATATGCTGCTGCTCTTCAGAATACCGCAAAGACCAACACCTCTTAGAAAGAAACTCATATGTAATATGTTGTGTCCATGGGTGGAGGCAAAGTTGTAGCGATAGAAAGGAGCACATAAACTGATTCTCATCTACAACTTGTTCTGGTAAGTTTGGTCCGTGGTTACAACTAATTTTATGTGTattgtatatatgtattatcaGTGATAACGTTTTGTCTCTATTTAATTACTTCCACTACTAGAGACCAAAGAATAGCTTGTCTTCATGGAGACTAGTCTGATTGTCTAAATATGAATATGCAtgtcataaatatattttctattggtATTAAATGTTAAATCGGAATATTACACATGTTTACACATgtatacataataaaaattagcCATTTTCTGCGGTGAAAGAGATGAGAGCCGAGATCATCTCTATTTCTCCTGCCCCTATACCTTTACGGTTTGGATGAACATTGCTGAAGGGCCACTTGGATCAGTGATCACTCCAGATTGGGAAGACACTGTGTCCTCCGTACTAAACTCAAACCGCAATAAGCTTAACACTATCCTTCTTAAGCTCGCTCTTCAGACCTCTATCTACATACTGTGGAAAGAGAGAAACTCGAGACATGGAGGTGTGTGTGCATCGGTGGTGGAGGCAATGAGCAAAGCCATTGGAAAAGTTATCAAGAATCTATCTCTTCGCTTAAGTATAAAGGGACCACAAGCTGCAGGGTCTACTTGGAAGATGGTTTCAAGTCCATCCAAACTTGAGACACTTATTCTTTCATTCTTTACGGTAAACAGTATATAAATAGCTTGTAAAGGTTTCTActtatgattaataaatttgaaattcaataaaaaaaaactaaccattTTCATATAAGAAATTAACACACATTAGTCACATAAGTGAAAATCCATTTGTAATGCTGAAGATGAAATGATGCATGGGCTTTGGGAATAGTTAACGtggtcttttttctttcttcttatgAGAAGAAGATAATCGTTCTTTCTCCAATTTTCTGAAAATGCTGCCATCGAAGGCGCCCTTTACTGCCTCTCTCGTCAATAAACCATCTTTATCTTTGCATAATTCATATAATAGTTTCCATTCTCCGTATGATGCAATcctgtgtatttaaaatatagtttttcaAAAGCTCTTGAACATGTTTAGTCTGGacctaacatatatatatatacatagaaaCAAAACAATGATTCACATTCAAAATCTATCTCAGAAATAAACGATTGCCAcacttttatataatattttcatttcctCTAAACTTTCAGTATATAGAATATTTGATATCCTCTCTTAACGATCAGTCTCAACTCTCAACTTTCGATGTTTGATATTTTGGTAGATGCGTGcgattagtatttttatttgcaaaaaaagataataataatatttcagtaaaaaataattaaaaacaacgAACCATCCGCCAAAGTCTTTATGGTCTCTATTAGCCTTAAGCATTTCAAGAACTTCCTTGTAAGTGAGAGCATCTCGATGTTTGCGAGCATGCTTGTAGAAAATCTCGTCGAATTTCGATTCCGCAAATCTGTAAAACTCACAAGCAAGTGATTAATTGTAAACTCATGTGTAAACTCATCTGGCATCTATGATTTTGAGAAAAGCTGATAAAAGAAGGAAATGAACCAAACCTTCCGTCCTTGTCGTATGCGTCGGTGTGACTGCCATGCATGAGAAAGCGACTATTCTTCACTTCTACTGGAAACAACGGCGAGAATCCCTTCCCCTATTTAAACTTCACATCAATGACTTCATGCTAAGATATGTCCAAATAGTTTAACACAGATTGTTTGTATAATCAAACCTCAAAACTCGAGTACAGAACAATATCTAACGCATTATATCGATATAATTCAACCGCTGCCTAAATAGTTACGATGACCCTACCATATAGCTGCTTGATCACCTCTCATCAAAACCAAAgagtaaagaaaagaaagagaatacCGGGCGAGATTTCTTGCTAAGGCCCATGTTGATGAAGAGGCCAGCAATAGCTGACGGGAGACGCCCTATCCCTATCGCTCTAAATCCTTTTTTACATTAACCCAATCAAAATGatgattataaatatttaaacatttagttACTtggtatgttttttttcttttgaaaaagattacttgatatgttttattaacttatatatacCTTGGTAGGTTTCCCACGGATATATGACGCCGTCTCCGTTTCTGTCGAAGAAGGCTACATGTTTCTCCAACGCATTATATCCTTCCTTACCAGATTTTCCTCCTACATATAGCATATagccaaaaatatatatatttctatacactcctctattttgaatttactaactaaaaatcaaaaactctCAACATGGGCGAAATAGGATGGAAGTAACCTTTAATTTTTGAAGAGGCAGCGGAAGGAGCCATGGCCTAATGAGTTAATCGGACAGGTTAGTAAGGAAACAAGCTAACACAAGCTTTCTTGTTAGGttttataaaaagaagaaagaagaacttcttagttttatttataacaaaGATTTGATCAGGATATGTTTTTACTTTAGTGTGTATCTTTGAACAAATGTGTCCTCAACATGTATTGATATGCGTAAACGCGACTCTCACTGAAGCAAGGATGAGAGAAAGTGTGAgacttacaatttttttttaaaagaattctACCATCGGCCCTTTCTTCACATACACGGTAACTATATATCAAATTTGAATTCTTCTTGCTCATCAATCCTAATCCAgttgttttattatatactagTGTTATGGCCCATGCTTTGCATGGGCAAAATGATTGTAAAAAGTATATACCAATTTGAACAAAGAAAGTAGTCATACCAAAAAAACGGATGTTCAAAGTGTACAGTTATAACTAAATTTATGAGACTAAAAAACATCTATTTTAATTTTCGAAGAAAAAACAGTATATAACAAACTACAGaccaaaaatatttcaattaatttttaaatctatataGAAGAACAAATATATTAGAAAACTTGCCTATTTAATGTTCAAGGAAAAAAACTTGCAGGAGAACATGTACATTTGTAAATTGTACAATATGTGATTCCTTCCACTTTCGTAAATTCGAATTGAAAGAAATACTATTTTGATGAATCATATACAATACTCGATGTTTAGCAAAGACTTTAAGAAAACTGTAGACCGTaaatcaaaatatcaaatctaATGATGAATCATATACAATACTCGATGTTTAGCAAAGACTTTAACAAAATGTAGAccttaaatcaaaatatcaaatctaAATATAaggaaaatatgaaaataaacatACTTTTCTATGGTATGCGATTATagcattatttttttgtcatgatGGTCGTTagagttagatttttttttttttgaaacgcGTTAGAGTTAGATATTGAGTACAGTTGTCTGCCATTTTCcctaaaataacaaaaagataaaatatctCTAACtgataaaaattgaaaacattcTTCAAAACATGTAgtaaaggaaaaataaatggAAGAAATGATTACCTTGTATTCCTTTGGCATTGACCAAATACTACGGTTGAAAACATTTGGCTGaacattaaataaaagaaatgtcGGCATTTGATCGCCATAAATGGTAGACCTTAAGGCATCAGAATCTTCTTGTTAACATTTCTATCCAAAGATTGTTTATGGATCGAGTTAGCAGTCTAATATGTAGAAGCAAAAGAGGTTGAGATCGTGGAGATCGATATCGAGGAAAGTGGGGTTGGTATTgcaaaaaagaaactgaaagacaaagatttttaaataattttactattaaaacaaaaaataaaata is a genomic window containing:
- the LOC108808316 gene encoding probable peroxygenase 7; its protein translation is MAPSAASSKIKGGKSGKEGYNALEKHVAFFDRNGDGVIYPWETYQGFRAIGIGRLPSAIAGLFINMGLSKKSRPGKGFSPLFPVEVKNSRFLMHGSHTDAYDKDGRFAESKFDEIFYKHARKHRDALTYKEVLEMLKANRDHKDFGGWIASYGEWKLLYELCKDKDGLLTREAVKGAFDGSIFRKLEKERLSSSHKKKEKRPR